A genomic stretch from Oreochromis niloticus isolate F11D_XX linkage group LG11, O_niloticus_UMD_NMBU, whole genome shotgun sequence includes:
- the cpvl gene encoding putative serine carboxypeptidase CPVL, whose amino-acid sequence MRLPRETLGVLLLWACLHSAASGGCSSFFCRKSLRVSGLSGVDPGAPLFLTPYLEKGAIDEARKLSLVGDLPGGNKSVKSYAGYLTVNKKYNSNLFFWFFPASMANQEKAPVLLWLQGGPGGTSMFGLFVEHGPYVVYKNMTVGPRDYAWTARYSVLYIDNPVGTGFSFTEDDGGFAQNQDDVGRDLYSALTQFFQIFPEYQSNEFYATGESYAGKYVPAISYYIHKNNPTAKVKINFKGMAIGDGLCDPELMLGGYGEFMYQTGMIDELQKQYVDQQTDLGVKLIQQEKWVEAFEVFDRLLNGDVDPYPSFFQNATGCTNYFNYLTCQEPEDQDYYSQFLTLPEVRRAIHVGNLTFHDGSEVEKHLLQDVMKTIKPWLGVLMDNYRVLMYSGQLDVIVAAPLTERFLPTVNWTGAAEYKKAPRFHWKVQPTDTEVAGYVRQVGEFYQVIIRGGGHILPYDQPQRSFDMIDRFLSTQGWK is encoded by the exons ATGAG GCTGCCGAGAGAAACTCTGGGTGTCCTCTTACTGTGGGCCTGTCTGCACTCCGCCGCCTCCGGGGGCTGTTCGTCGTTTTTCTGCCGAAAATCTCTCCGCGTCAGCGGCCTGAGCGGAGTCGACCCCGGTGCCCCTCTCTTTCTCACTCCTTATCTGGAGAAAGGCGCCATAGATGAAG CCAGGAAACTGAGTCTGGTGGGAGACCTGCCGGGAGGCAATAAGTCAGTCAAGAGTTATGCTGGATACCTCACAGTCAACAAAAAATACAACAGCAACCTCTTCTTTTGGTTCTTCCCTGCTTCCATG GCAAACCAGGAGAAAGCTCCAGTCCTGCTCTGGCTGCAAGGTGGGCCTGGTGGCACGTCCATGTTCGGTCTCTTTGTGGAACATGGGCCATATGTGGTGTACAAGAACATGACGG TCGGTCCGAGGGATTATGCCTGGACAGCCAGATATTCAGTTTTGTACATTGATAATCCA GTTGGAACAGGTTTCAGCTTCACTGAAGATGACGGAGGTTTCGCTCAGAACCAGGATGATGTTGGCAGAGATCTGTACAG TGCTTTGACACAGTTCTTCCAGATCTTTCCTGAATATCAATCCAATGAGTTCTACGCAACTGGAGAG TCATATGCAGGGAAGTATGTTCCTGCCATTTCTTACTACATTCATAAAAACAACCCTACTGCCAAGGTGAAAATCAACTTCAAGGGGATGGCTATTGGCGATGGACTCTGTGATCCAGAGCTG ATGCTGGGTGGCTATGGTGAGTTCATGTACCAAACGGGAATGATAGACGAACTCCAAAAACAGTACGTCGACCAGCAGACAGATCTTGGAGTTAAGCTCATCCAGCAGGAGAAGTGGGTGGAGGCTTTTGAG GTCTTTGATCGTTTGCTGAATGGCGACGTAGATCCGTATCCCTCCTTCTTCCAAAATGCAACAGGATGTACCAACTACTTCAACTACTTGACATGTCAG GAGCCTGAGGATCAGGACTACTACTCCCAGTTTCTGACCCTGCCGGAAGTGCGACGTGCCATCCACGTGGGCAACCTGACATTCCACGATGGCTCCGAGGTGGAGAAGCACCTCCTGCAGGATGTCATGAAGACCATCAAACCATGGCTGGGGGTGCTGATGGACAACTACAGG GTCTTGATGTATAGTGGTCAGCTAGATGTGATTGTGGCTGCTCCACTGACCGAGAGGTTCCTGCCCACTGTGAACTGGACCGGGGCCGCCGAGTACAAAAAAGCCCCTCGCTTCCACTGGAAGGTTCAGCCCACTGACACAGAGGTGGCGGGTTATGTTCGGCAAGTTGGAGAGTTTTATCAG GTCATCATACGAGGAGGAGGGCACATTCTGCCTTACGACCAACCGCAGAGGTCCTTTGACATGATTGACAGATTCTTGTCAACTCAGGGCTGGAAATGA